A region of the Sarcophilus harrisii chromosome 3, mSarHar1.11, whole genome shotgun sequence genome:
AGCCAAAGCTGAAAACCCAGGGCTGGATCTCTCTGTGGAGCCCAGGAAATGTCTATCGAAGGGGTTGTTGGACTTTCTCCCATTTGCATCTGCCTggttgtttttctgtctctgtttctgccacAGATTGTCTTCCTCTGTGAACTGTCTCCATTGTATGAAGGGGTTGGACACAcgtagcctgaagaagagaagacttagaaaAGAATGTGATGGCTGCCTTCAAGCGTGTCCCTGAAAGGCTGTCATTTTGAGGAAGGATCAGCCTTGTTCGGGTTGGCCCCTGAGTGCAGAACCAGCAGTAAGAGGTGGAAAAAGCAGAAAACCTTTCCAACCAAGGAAGCTGTCCTGAAGTAGTATGGGCAGCTGTAAGAGAGAGtgggcttccttccttcttggagATCAGTAGGTAGACGCTGGGCAACCATTCCATGATAGGTCCTTTTGACCATAAATTGAACCACAGGATCTCTGAGGTGCTTCCCAGCTCTCAAACTGAATAATTCAATGATCTGTGCAGATCCCtgcctttatatttttttaagccCAAATCAGTGACTTTATTATTATAGGGACTCCCTCTGGGAGAAGTACTCTATACAGATTGGTTTAGCAGCTTTGTCTCAGACACTTTCCTTGGGGGCACAGATGAAGTGATTTGACTAGGGTCTCATAGCCAGTGTGTCAGAAATGGGAGCTGTCTATCAGCTATCCCATGCTGCTTCTTTGCTTTGGCCAATTGATCTTTGTCTCTACTTCTTTAAGACTTTCTGTTCCTAGCCCTGAGATTCATCCTGTAGTTACTGAGTTCTGAAGATTGTTAGGGCGTTATCATGCTGATACTCTGGCTTCTGAAACAAGGCTTCCATGGACTTCGTTCCTAGTCCCCTGCCTCAGATCCATGGTTGGGGGCTTCCAGGTGCCTTCTCTGACCTGTGTCCCACCCTGATCCCACACATTTCATTTCTTGGACACCGGCTTAGAAATAGATTGTTTATTCATAAACAGATTTTGGAGGTCAAAAGATGTCAAACTCAACTGCTGAGTAAAATTGAAACTGCTGGAGGAAGGGTGACCAGCACAAAGCCCAGCACTTGTGATGAAGTAGAGGATAAGAggggaaggatggaagaagaaTCATGGGAGCTCAGAGAAGGACAAGGACCTGATCCAGATCTTGGCAGACTGGGGTCCAAGCTCTGGGGCCCTGACCAGGTTACAGGGAACCATGGTTAAGAATGTCCGGTCTGGGGTAAGAATGGGAGAGAAGTAAagtgaaagggaggagaaatgagggacaaacagggaagatcaaataacagagagaagacTGAAAAATAGAGACGGGAAACCAAGGAAGAGAGAGTCAGGGAAGACTGAAGAGATTAAGGGtgaaaggggtgggggaggctgagaagaaaagaacaaaaatggggGACAATAAGGAAGAGAGTTGGGGAAACAGAGGGAATGGGGAGGCTGAGGGAGATAAGAGATGGAaggatggaggcagagagattGAAGGACAAAGAGTAAAGTGAGGATGATAATAACATTAAGCTCCTGGGTTTTTTGTGGATCAGATGAGATCTGTAAAATTCTCAGAACAAGTGGCACCTggacacttagtaaatgtttgttttcttccatatttctccATATTTTTCCTAAGTGCTCCAAAGCTGCCCctttcttgaagacctccagtgaggaGGTGGAGGAAGCCATTTCCCTTTGTGGACAGCTCTAGTCCTGAGGAACTTTTCATGACATCCAGTCTAAATTGGCTTCTTTGTAGTAACTATAGGCTGCTCTATGTTCTGCCCCCTGGgcctaaataaaaaataatttctttttctagaaggaatgttatttgttttaagtttttcttttcttgtttttaatatggTGAGTTGTTTATGGGTGATTCCGGCCTTTCCCAACTTGGTTGCCCTTTCTTGGATGTTTCAGCTGTTCTTTTGTTCAGGGAGATTTTATTTCTTGTGAGAAAAGTTTGGGGTGGGGAGTAAATTTTTGTTCCTGTGGTTAGGGGAGTTTGGGGCCACTAAGGAAAATTTATTCCCAAAATTTTCAgtatggggaagagaaaaagaaagaaaaagagggagagagaatagacagagaaaagagaaagagaagagggtagGGAGAGACAAGAGtagagacagagtgaaagaaaagaaaagaaaagagaaaagagataagacagagaagaaagacagagagaagaaagatagaaagaagagaaagaataaaaagggaaagagaatagaagagaagggggaggaaagagagaaagaggagaagagagagagagagagagagagagagagagagagacagagagagagagaggaggaaaaacagagacattggaagaaaaacacacacacacatacacagagacagagacagagacagagaagaagagagaaacagagagaaatagagaacaaCTAAAGGCAGAGATGCATTCTGAGAGAGGGGGAAGGTTAAAAAGGAGGCAGTAGACTGAGAACTAGGGGGTAAACTGAAGGGTACAGGCAAGAGTCCCGAGGAGTAGAGAAAGACAAGGCAGGGTTAATGAGAGGGATGGAGATAGAGTGAACGACCTCTGGTCAGCGTGTGGGCTGAGCCGGGCACGGGCTTGTGCTCATCGGGGCAACATTCGGAGTTGGAAGGGCCTGGGGACATTGCCCAGGCCAGAGCTGAGGGGAGTAACATCAATTTCCTCGATAGGGCACAGGGGATGCAGTGTGAAGTTCTGCAGGATGCCGGTCAGGTAAAGGAACAGCTCCATTCGGGCCAGTGGTTCCCCCAGGCACAGCCGTCGCCCTGCAGGGAAGGAGAGGATGCAGGTGCTGGGATCTTAGATGACcacagagtgagaaagaaaaaggacttttCATCCCCTCATTTGTACAGATGAAGGGATTGTCAACATAGTTTGGAAATGTGCTTGTTTCCCAGAGCTAAGGACCTGAGTTtgacataacaacaatcctttgctcTCAGGATGATATCACCCTCTGGCAAAGTGTATGACTTGGAGCAGCACCAAGTCTTCGCTGAGGGATTTAGCCATCCATAGCCCTGCTCCTTGTCATTGACTCCTGCTCCTGGCACAGAGCTCTGGTCCCTCGAGACTTAAAGATGACCATAATCCATCCCATTTATGATAGATGAGACCTGCCTTTGGCTCCTTCTTAGATGGGTTTTCCATTTGCAAACATTTCCCTCACTCTGAAgttaattaaacttctgtttgtgtCCTGACTCCCCTGTCTCTGGCCTTTTGGTTCCACCCTCCTGAGGGCTGGTTCTAGCCTGGTTCTGGGACAATTGACTGGACTGAGACATGGAAAAGTGAAGTGACTTCTGGGAAGTCACACAGGTTGTGACTGGGAGAGCTCTGACGGAGTCTGGCCCTCTGTGCATTCTCCCACAGAGGCTTTGGGGACCCCGAGGGTGAGACCCCGGCTGGGACACCCAGGAGAAAGGGCATGGCGGGCTCTTCGGAAGTCTTTCAGAGTCCAGGAAGGGCAGGGTGCTTTAGCCTGAACTGACTGGGGTCGATCCCGGTTTGAGGAGGGTGATGATCTCGGTGCCCTGGAAGGTGAAGGGCAGGGCTGGGAGCTGGGACACTTGGGTCCCTCTCCGTGGGGAAAGGACAATGGGCAGGCTCCAGATCCCTCAGAGGCAGGAAGTATGGGGGGATGggaggggttttcttggccatcCCCGTTTAACAAAGGCTTGGTACTGGCTGACAGGCAGGCTCCGGCAGGCGGAGGGCTTGGGTTTGGTATTGCCAGGATTGGGGTGCCCGCCAGGCTGGAGATCAGGGGAGAAAAGACCAGGGTCGGTTTTGGAATGAGGGGGGAAAGGGTGGGTCCACAGGGGGCTCAAGAAGCCTTGTCCCATCAAGGGGCAGGGGAGAGGGAGGACggtgtggggggagaggggaacatGGGGGGCACGTCCGGGTTCTCGAACTCCCGGGCCCGCCGAGGGCTGCGGCTGGGACTCCTCGGGCCCCTGCGCAAGGCTGCTCCcctggaggggaagggaaggcgGCAGAAGGGCGGGGAGCCGCGCCGGGCCCCCACTTGGGTGCAGGAAGGGAAGGCCGGGTGGGTGACTGGTGCGGCAGGTTATGGGGAACGTCCGCAAGCCTCCCTGTGGGGGACCCGGCCGGTGTAGGGGCATGGCCGGGCGGTCCTCCAGGGTCGGCCGCCGCCCCCGCCCCACCACGCGATCGATTTCCTCCTGGACCCGAGCTGCGGGAGGCCCGGCGGCCCGGGAGCGCGAGCCAGTGAGCCGggcccttccctcccctcccctctccggGGCCGGGCCCCCTCCCCGGGGCTgggcccccctccctccctccctcccctctccggGGCCGGACCCCCTCCCTCGTCCCTCCCCGGGGCCGGgcccccctctttcctcccctggTCTAGGGGCAGAGGCAGCCGCCTGGGGGAGCAAGGGGACGCCGGACAGGGGGCAGGCAGGGGCGGGGGGCGCCGGTGGGGGCAAGAGCCCACCCTGAATGTGCGGGTACTTCATGAGAAGCAAGAAGCCGTGGCGCAGCGTGGTGCCCACGGTCTCGGTGCCGCCAAAAAGCAGGTTGTGCGTCGTCTTCACCAGCGTCTCCATGTGGAAGTGAGTGTCCGGGCTCTTGGCTTCCTGGGGGCAGAGCCAGACTTTCAGTCCCCCCTCCTTGTCGTGCCCCCTCCCGTCGCTCCCCTGGGTTCTGAAACTCCTGTCTCCAACAGGCTCACCCTGAGCCCCGGGGCCGGTGGGGATGATGGGAGGAGTGGGGGTGAGGAGGGAACGGCTAATAGCCCCAGCCCAGAACCCAGCCTGTGCTTCCAGAGTCAGTGAAGGCGAGGCACACacaccctttccttccttttccagccACCAAAGCCACCCCGGGGGTCTAGGGCAGTAGGGAAGCCCATTCCTTCCTCCAGCTGGGCGTGGGCAAGGACAGATGTGGGAGTCTGGGACAAAGCACCCGTGGGTGCTTCCTAAGTCTCTTCCTCTGTCCTTCCTAAGCCTTTTCCCCCcggttttgtttctgtttctgcctctctcttgcACTCTCTCTGCTTCTAtctttgactctgtctctgtctctctgtctctctttctctctctctgtctgtctctctctctctctctgtgtctgtctcctctctctctctgtctctcttctctctttttctgtctctgtctctctctgtctctctctgtctctctctgtctctctctctctctctctctctctgcctctgtctctctgcctgtctctgtctgtctctatctaaCTGTATCTTTTCAGTACTCGAGTCATCCCGATTTATTCCTGAATCATAAATTTTGCGATTCTCTGATTGATAGATTTGACAAATGGCAGAGCTGAAAGGAATCATAGAAACTGAatccaccccctcattttacaaaggaacaaATGAAGGCCTTGCATTTTGGGGGTGAAAAATGCCAAATAGAAGGGACAGATGGAGGATTGCTATACTTCCCTGATTCTGGGAGAAAATCTCTCAGGGACCTAGAGGTTTACGGAATAACAGGATGGACAACAgtccagtcatgtccaactcttcctgacccaagTTGAATTTttgttggcagagatactggagtaaccggattgccatttccttctccattttacagatgaggaaactaaggcaaacagagcggaagtgacttgcctggagtcacacagctaataactgtctgcggccacatttgaactcaggtcttcctgactctagattcaGAGCAtccatccactgtgtcaccaGCTGCTCCTCCAGGTGATAAACTCTTAGAATTAACAGAATTTGAAATTCTTCAGGGTCCTAGAAACTTAGATCCACAGAACTTTGGACTTTTAGAGTCTTcaattcataaaatattagaCTTTTCAAATCTTTGACTCTTAGAAGTAAAGAAACCTAGAACCACTCAAGACTCAGAGGCTGTTACTAGGTAATAGTGACTAGAACTTTTCTTTAAGCAGTTGAATTTAGAAGGTGCCTGACACTTGCAACTTTTACCAGTGTGGGAACAAAAGTATTTAGTGCTTAGGAAGAAAAACTAAGCTAAGAAACTACTGTTTGCTTCCTAGGATCGCTTGCTGGGATGAGTTCCTCTCTAGTCCACTCTGATCTTGAGGGCCTCTTATTATTGGGGGCAACTGGTGCTTCCTACAACCCTGCTCTGCATCAGAATATTAGGTTCTTAAAATGAGACAATTTGAGGATTCCCTGGACTCCCAGGGACTTCCCAGGGCTTCACTTATCCTTTCCATTTAGCACTTTTTACCCCAAAATGCAATGCCTTCATTtactcccctgtaaaatgaggaattggatTCAGTTTCTATGATTCCTTTCGGCTCTGCCATTTGCCAAGTCTATCAAtcagaaaatcacagaatctttcCTAGCCAAATCACAGAGAATTAGGACACCTCAATCCCTTAGAGACCAAGATCACAGATTCCTTGGGGGCTGAATGTGGGAGGAGCCTGGAAGGTCTGGGAAGGGGATCTGGAGAAGACTCTACCTCAGCCATCTTGATAAGGAAGCAGTCAATAAAATCCGAGGGGCTGCTAGGGTCCAGCCTGGCCTGGTGCTCGTGGATGCTCTGGTCAATGAGGGCTTTCATGCACCCAAAGTTCTGAAAGAGGCGGTGGTGGGGGCCTGGGATCCATTGCAGGAGGCCAGGGAAGATGTTGTACATCTGAGGTGGgatggaagaaggaggagaagactGCAGTTCAGAGAGAAGTCTCCCCCTCCCTCTGTCCTCTGGCTCCCCTAGGAACCTTCAGTTACTTCTGCAGGAACCAtcttctccaccccctccccattgTGTCTGCCCAATCACACCTCTCCCCAGGGGCTGCTCATGATCTTAAAGTTGTCATTGATGAGATGGATAATCTTGAGCAGACGTTCGTCTTCATAGTCGAAGCGGCTGCCGAAGATGACCGAGCAGATGATGTTGGACACTGAGCGGCTGAGCACAAAGGTGGGATCGAAGGGGGTACCTGGGGGCCAGAGATACCCAAATATCAGCAGGGTTGCCCTTAGGGAGCAATTGCTACACGGTGGCCTATGTGACATTCTGGGTCCCAACCCTGACATGTTATACCCTTTCTTCTGTAGGAGTCTCTGTTCAAAGGATCCTCCCAGGTGTGACATTTTATATTCTGGAaatattttgttgtctttctccaAAATGCAGGGAGAGCCTGAACTGCACTCTCTGTGATTCTGAATAAATTTTGATAAGCAGGTGGAGCAAGAAGACCAGACATCTTGGGGGAGCAATGTTGGGGGAGGCTCAAAACCAGAGTGATCAGAAGAGTGGGGGAGGCAGGGTGATGGGAGCTGAAGGGGCTGTAGCAGTCACATGAGAGGAGCCTGGAGCTGTTCTTAAATCTCTGCCTATTGTCCCACAGATGATTCCTTGGCACTCTGGCACACGATGGAACAACTCAGGTGCAGTAAGTTATCAGAGGACAACAACCGTTAGTTGATGCAACCCAATTCCGCCCTACATGAGGATGCACAGCTCAAAATAATGCAACAGACTGCTGCACAATCTAATTGCAGTGTGCCCCCTGATAATAAGTCCTGTCCCTAAACACAGCAGATACCATCAAGTAAGAGCACAAGGTCATGAACATTTCAGAATAGATGGCATGGCAACCACAAGACAGCAGGGGGTAAGGGAATGCCTGAGAAGTCTCGGGGAGATAGAGGGCAAGGGACATGGGGCACACAGGCACTGCTGAAGGTGCTCCACTATAGCAATCCTCCCCTGGAGGAGCCTACCCTGAATAAGTGGAATATGGGAAGCTGTGCTGCAGCGTGATGCCTGCAGCTTTTGGGCCCCCACAAAGCAGGTTGAGCAACATGAGACCTGCAAGTTTGAAGAGTGCAGGAgggtttttttgcatttgtatcctaGGCACCTAtgagagtgcctggcacataataagtgcttcataaatgcctCTCAGTTGGTTGATTGTTTGTCTCCTGTAACACCCATCACAAGGCCCCATTTCCCCCCAGGGAGATAACCAGGGAAATACAAATAGTTCTGAAAATTCGTAGCAAGGTATTTTCCTTAATAATAGAACCTTGTGGTAACCGGCAGAGGTATATTGGCCAGTAGCAGCAGCCGTGGACCATCAGAGTGTTCCCACCGGGCTCTAAAACTCATGGTCCTAGAGCAGGCAGGTGGACAGGGAAGCGCCTTGGGAAGTGCCAGGTTGAGTCCATCACCCCTCTAGGGTGAGTGATGTGTTGGAGGGAGATGGAGTCACCTACCTTCAgtttttttcaattcttccaaaagGAAGGCTTCCTCTTCTAGGATGCGCTCCTCGATGCTCTTCTTTCCCATCCCAAAATTGCGAAGGATCTGGATGGAAAATCGCCTCAAGACCTTCCACTTTTCTCCATTGGAGAAAGCAATGCCTGAGAAGGGGGTGAAACTTGGCTCAGCTAGTTCCCTGTCCCAGGGCCTTTTAAGGAAGGAATTGAAGCTA
Encoded here:
- the LOC100923691 gene encoding cytochrome P450 2F2, with translation MDWTGTVLLLLLLSITCLLLAKGVYKTKGRLPPGPRPLPLLGNLLQLRSRDMLASLTKLSQEYGPIFTVHLGTKPVVVLSGYEAVKEALVDKAEEFSGRGEYPVFHDFTKGNGIAFSNGEKWKVLRRFSIQILRNFGMGKKSIEERILEEEAFLLEELKKTEGTPFDPTFVLSRSVSNIICSVIFGSRFDYEDERLLKIIHLINDNFKIMSSPWGEMYNIFPGLLQWIPGPHHRLFQNFGCMKALIDQSIHEHQARLDPSSPSDFIDCFLIKMAEEAKSPDTHFHMETLVKTTHNLLFGGTETVGTTLRHGFLLLMKYPHIQARVQEEIDRVVGRGRRPTLEDRPAMPLHRPGPPQGGLRTFPITCRTSHPPGLPFLHPSGGPARLPALLPPSLPLQGSSLAQGPEESQPQPSAGPGVREPGRRRLCLGEPLARMELFLYLTGILQNFTLHPLCPIEEIDVTPLSSGLGNVPRPFQLRMLPR